One window from the genome of Dermacentor silvarum isolate Dsil-2018 chromosome 5, BIME_Dsil_1.4, whole genome shotgun sequence encodes:
- the LOC119452295 gene encoding U-scoloptoxin(16)-Sm3a-like → MNRMSIPLGALTCLLWLLCDASVGLIDVKIRKGKCVLNGTEIENGKSVNLEKPCESRTCDAKAKTVEIIGCGPIVAPPNCTLVNGTGIFPKCCRHAVCKTTGKKPINITALMSNLTKC, encoded by the exons ATGAACCGCATGTCCATCCCACTGGGAGCCCTGACGTGCCTGCTGTGGCTGCTGTGTGACGCATCCGTCGGACTCATCGACGTTAAGATCCGgaagg GCAAGTGCGTCCTGAACGGAACAGAAATCGAGAACGGGAAGTCGGTCAACTTGGAGAAACCGTGCGAATCACGCACATGCGACGCCAAGGCGAAAACAGTCGAAATTATCGG GTGCGGGCCGATCGTGGCGCCACCAAACTGCACGCTCGTCAACGGGACGGGCATTTTTCCCAAGTGCTGCCGACACGCCGTCTGCAAGACTACCGGCAAGAAGCCGATCAACATCACCGCTTTGATGTCGAACCTCACCAAGTGCTGA